A single Thermaerobacter sp. FW80 DNA region contains:
- a CDS encoding class I SAM-dependent rRNA methyltransferase, translating into MSSSTRATPPAAPDLPRERRTEVRLKPGRDAPLRRGRLWVYRTDVYTVSDDAYDPGDVVRVVDVRGRFVGKGYINPRSMIFVRLLTTDPDEPIDRAFFRGRLERALALRRRLEAAHPDTDSFRLVFAEADLLPGLIVDRFADVLVVQTLALGIDRWQPVLVDLLAELEAPRGIYERNDVPVRELEGLPQKTGFLHGRCDPRVTIRENGLPLVVDVAEGHKTGHFLDQRDNRAALRRYVAGARVLDVFCHTGAFACHALAYGAREVVAVDIHEGALAVARTNVERVRRMLRDRGAAAASPGSGEGGGADATRAGRGPGDAPFAAADPEAPVSFHHANAFDFLRARAADGDRYDVVVLDPPAFAKNRQALPGAYRGYKEINLRAMKMLPPGGILVTCSCSYPMTRDLFEAMLLDAARDVGRRVRILERRGAAPDHPVLLGAGESDYLKCYVLEVW; encoded by the coding sequence TTGTCGTCGTCGACCCGTGCCACCCCACCCGCGGCACCGGATCTCCCGCGGGAACGTCGCACCGAGGTGCGGCTCAAGCCGGGGCGCGACGCGCCCCTGCGGCGAGGCCGCCTCTGGGTCTACCGCACCGACGTCTACACGGTCAGCGACGACGCGTACGACCCCGGCGACGTGGTCCGGGTGGTCGACGTCAGGGGCCGGTTCGTCGGCAAGGGTTACATCAACCCGCGCTCGATGATCTTCGTGCGCTTGCTGACGACCGACCCCGACGAACCCATCGACCGGGCCTTCTTCCGGGGACGGCTGGAGCGGGCCCTCGCCCTGCGCCGTCGCCTCGAGGCCGCGCACCCCGACACCGACAGCTTCCGGCTGGTCTTCGCCGAGGCGGATCTCCTGCCCGGGCTGATCGTCGACCGGTTCGCCGACGTGCTGGTGGTGCAGACGCTGGCGCTGGGGATCGATCGGTGGCAGCCGGTGCTCGTCGACCTCCTGGCCGAGCTGGAGGCCCCCCGCGGGATCTACGAGCGCAACGACGTGCCGGTGCGGGAGCTGGAGGGCCTGCCCCAGAAGACCGGCTTCCTCCACGGTCGCTGCGACCCGCGGGTGACGATCCGCGAGAACGGCCTGCCCCTGGTGGTCGACGTGGCCGAGGGCCACAAGACCGGGCACTTCCTCGACCAGCGGGACAACCGGGCCGCCCTGCGGCGGTACGTGGCGGGCGCCCGGGTGCTGGACGTCTTCTGTCACACGGGCGCCTTCGCGTGCCATGCCCTGGCCTACGGGGCGCGGGAGGTGGTGGCGGTGGACATCCACGAGGGGGCCCTGGCCGTGGCCCGCACCAACGTGGAACGGGTGCGCCGGATGCTGCGGGACCGGGGGGCGGCGGCTGCGTCCCCCGGGTCCGGCGAGGGCGGTGGGGCCGACGCCACCCGGGCTGGACGCGGACCGGGCGACGCCCCCTTCGCCGCGGCCGACCCCGAGGCCCCGGTGTCCTTCCACCACGCCAACGCCTTCGACTTCCTGCGGGCGCGGGCGGCCGACGGCGATCGCTACGACGTGGTCGTCCTCGACCCGCCGGCCTTCGCCAAGAACCGCCAGGCCCTGCCGGGTGCCTACCGCGGGTACAAGGAGATCAACCTGCGGGCCATGAAGATGCTGCCGCCCGGGGGCATCCTGGTGACCTGCTCGTGCTCCTACCCCATGACCCGCGACCTGTTCGAAGCGATGCTGCTCGATGCGGCGCGGGACGTGGGGCGCCGGGTGCGGATCCTCGAGCGGCGGGGAGCCGCACCGGACCACCCGGTGCTGCTGGGAGCCGGCGAGAGCGACTACCTCAAGTGCTACGTGCTCGAGGTCTGGTGA
- a CDS encoding TIGR01777 family oxidoreductase, translating to MRVVIAGGTGLIGSALARWLQREGREVIVLTRSAAASGVGGGGGSGVGDGRLRHVAWTAAPVRPGEPRPPWWEAVAGAAAVVNLAGASIAAGRWTPRQKQRIRESRLQATRALVQAIEAAEPRPAVLVSGSAVGYYGPRGDEVVDEATPAGDDFLSHVCVTWEAEARKAAAAGVRVALVRTGLVLAREGGALPRLVLPFRLGAGGPLGSGRQWMPWIHLDDLVALLVFLIERPGLEGPFNGTAPNPVRNRDFARSLGRVLGRPSWLPAPAFALRLALGEMADALLLSGQRAVPRRAQQAGFRFRFPEVEPALRDLLAR from the coding sequence GTGCGGGTGGTGATCGCGGGCGGGACGGGCCTGATCGGGTCGGCCCTGGCCCGTTGGCTCCAGCGGGAAGGACGCGAGGTGATCGTGCTGACCCGGTCGGCGGCGGCCTCGGGGGTCGGCGGGGGTGGCGGGTCCGGAGTGGGCGACGGCCGGTTGCGGCACGTCGCCTGGACGGCGGCCCCGGTGCGCCCCGGCGAGCCCCGGCCGCCCTGGTGGGAGGCCGTCGCCGGCGCCGCGGCCGTGGTCAACCTGGCGGGTGCGTCCATCGCCGCCGGGCGGTGGACCCCGCGCCAGAAGCAGCGGATCCGCGAGAGCCGCCTGCAGGCCACCCGCGCCCTGGTGCAGGCCATCGAGGCCGCGGAGCCCCGGCCGGCGGTGCTGGTCAGCGGATCGGCGGTGGGCTACTACGGGCCCCGGGGCGACGAGGTGGTCGACGAGGCGACCCCGGCGGGGGACGACTTCTTGAGCCACGTCTGCGTCACCTGGGAGGCCGAGGCCCGCAAGGCCGCGGCCGCCGGCGTGCGGGTGGCCCTGGTGCGCACGGGGCTGGTGCTGGCCCGGGAGGGTGGCGCCCTGCCGCGGCTGGTCCTCCCCTTCCGGCTGGGCGCCGGCGGGCCGCTGGGCAGCGGCCGGCAGTGGATGCCCTGGATCCACCTGGACGACCTGGTGGCCCTGCTGGTCTTCCTCATCGAGCGGCCGGGCCTGGAGGGCCCCTTCAACGGCACGGCCCCCAACCCCGTGAGGAACCGGGACTTCGCCCGCAGCCTCGGCCGGGTGCTGGGCCGGCCGTCCTGGTTGCCAGCGCCGGCCTTCGCCCTGCGCCTGGCCCTGGGCGAGATGGCCGATGCCCTGCTCCTCAGCGGCCAGCGGGCGGTGCCGCGGCGCGCCCAGCAGGCGGGCTTCCGGTTCCGGTTCCCCGAGGTCGAACCGGCCCTGCGCGACCTTCTCGCCCGCTAG